The genomic DNA TAATAACTGATTTTTTAAACCAGTTCTCGCTATTCTGtcactttctctgttttttttgtttgtttgtttgtttgtttttttctgagaggcAGGTTTTTCCTCCTTAGTAAGAGCATGTATCTCCTCCACATATAATTTCACTACACAGCCAATGAGATCCcatgaccctcctgtctccctctcatGCAATGTTGGAATCCAAATGCAGGTCCTCATGGCTTTGATGCAGGCattcttcatcactgagccatctcttcggtcccataaaattacatttatatgttactattaaaattaaaattacacttCTCGCGCCTTCACCGAACTCGCGACCACGATGCTGGTGCTGCGCCATTGCCCCGCCTGCTGGGCCTGCTCTCTAGCAGACACCTCTGCTCCTCTCCGCTACCCCAGACAGACGAGCACGGGACCTGAGCTACTCCTCCCGAACCCGCTCGTGTGGACTTGGGCGCTGACCGGCAGCCGCTCGGCTGCGTGGTGCTGGAGCTAAAGGCAGATGTTGTGCCAAAGACAGCAGAGAACTTCAGAGCCCTGTGCACTAGTGAGAAGGGCTTCGGCTACAAAGGCTCCACCTTCCACAGGGTGATCCCATCCTTCATGTGCCAGGCTGGCGACTTCACCAACCACAATGGCACAGGAGGGAAGTCCATCTACAGAAGCCACTTTCCTGATGAGAACTTCACACTGAAGCACGTGGGACCAGGTGTCCTGTCCGTGGGGAAGACAGGCCTCAACACCAATGGCTCTCAGTTCTTTATCTGCACAGTAAACATGGACTGGCTGGATGGCAAGCTTGTTGTGTTCGGCCAAGTCAAAGAGGGCATGGATGTTGTGAAGAAAATAGAATCTTTCGGCTCAAAAAGTGGGAAGACATCTAAGAAGATTGTCATTATTGACTGTGGCCAGTTGAGCTACGTGCTAGCCAAGGTGCTAGGAGAGTAGCAGCCACCCAAGTTCTCTGAGCACAGGTGCCCCAAAGAACTGTTTGTGCCCATGTCCCCTACTGAGTATGAAGAAGGCTACTTAGGCACATGGTCCTTCACAGGACCACAATGCTCTCAACTGTCCATCCTTCCTCAGATCCTGTTTCTGGGCTTTGGTGTGGCAATTGGGCAATGAACCCTCTCAGCAAGTGTCCCCATGATTGCCATTCTTGTGTGCCTTGGACATTGGCATCGATGACCAGTTAGCATCCAGGGAAGGGTCCTGACTTTTTCCTTGAGCAGTGGGGGCAGCAGTTGCTATTTAGTATTGACTTCCTCACTGCAATAATTTAATACGATTTCATAGAAAGCAAACTGTGACACTAACTGCACTGTACTCTGTGACCTGAGTTGGCACAAGCCACAACCCCCTGAGCCTGGCTTCTGAGAAGCAACTCCGGGCTCTTGTGAAAGTTCCAAGATCAATGCCTTTCCTCATGGTGACTGTGAATCCTGCTGGTTGGCTGCTGTGACTTTTGAAGGGAGCCTGTGGGAAAGAAGCTGATGGGCCTGGGGGCAGACCTGTGTGCTGTGGCTGTCTGTTCAATGTGAATTCCTGTGTTGGAAACTGCCTGTGTGCATACTGTCCTCAGGAGGAATGTGTTTCCTGGctggctttgtttttctgtatgtcaAATAAATCCAATCTTTCAATGAtaacatatgtaaaatatttctGGAATAGTCCTTTCTGTTCATTTCAAATGTGATAATAAATcctattttctataaaaattaataaaattaaaattacatcatttcattccttccctttccttgctcTAAGTCCTCTTATATTTCCCATCAACTAACCACTTCCTCTCAAATACTTGTCCCATTTTTGTTactattacatatatatgcatatatatacatatgtatatgtatatatatacatatacatatacacataaatatgttaAAACAACCCGATGAGTCCAATTCTGGTTGCTAATAGATCCACTATTTCTGAGCTAATCAATTGGTATTGGATTACCAATTAAGATGTTCATCTTTGGGAAACactaattttctctctctcagtagTATTTATGTGCCTGTAGTTCTACATCTGGATGTTTGGCTCCATGAGATTTCCCCATTTCAAGTTAGTGTCACCATGGATGATATTTTTGTTCGGGTGTTGTTTATGCAGTCACATTGTTGTACTATTGTGAGAGACACCTCCCCCTCATTTCTAGGAAACTCAATCTCAAAGCAAatttcctggttctctggcttACAATCTGACTCTCTTAACAATGGTCCCTGACTCCAAAGTTCAGGAATTTTGGTGTATATGTACCCATTGGGCTAGGAACCACAGGAtcttttattctctgtgtttgaACAGTTGTGGTTACCTGTAATAGTCTCCATCTCATTACAAAGAGAAACTACTTTGATGGGTGGGTAAGAGCTACACTATCTGCattcatataaatatttagaatacattCTGTAAATATTCTTGTTTAGTGCAATGGTGACAAGAGCTTCTCTAAGAGCCATGACCCAGCTATCCCTGGATAGCTGtaaggtttccagtaccaggcatgatttctctgCTGCCAAGAAATCAGATAATAACTTACCATGCTAGTcactgttgtggttcatagggACAGCAGTGTAGGATTAATTAGTGTTTCAtgtcctcctgctccctccctcctcaatTTTCCATCGagctgtgtatgtatgtgcagtaGCTCAACCCCAATTTTCCTTGGCATACTTTGACTCAGGAACCTTCCGAGGATAACCATGTTCTGAGAAACATACATGTTCAGTGACAGCAGGCCAAGATGATATTGTCCTCTCCCAGACTATATGTACCAGGCACAGTGTTTTCTGTTTCCAAGCATTGAGACCCATTTGTAAAAAATATGTTGAACAATGCAAACTACCAAGGcagtttttgtttattatatactAACGATATAAGGAGATGGAAAGTAGTTCAGTTTCTTCACTCAACTCATGCCTGGTACATGTGCCAGCTCTAAAACTACTTGGTAGTTTTAGATTATTGATAACTGAATAACTACTGAAGTGTAATGATTAAAGTTAGCTTGATGCATTTCTTGAAAGTTAAATCCTTGAGATCACTACAAACAGCATGTGTCTGGAAGCTGTCAAGGTGATTAGaaatcttcttttttttaaataactaacAAGGAATTATGCAGTTTGTTGTCTTGCCCAGGTTAATCTCTAACTTGAGGTATATGTTTTcctctcctgagttctgagactaGAGGTGCATACCACTATGCTTTCCATGTATTATGGAGTATCACATGCCCAGTTTGTGATATTTATTTAACAGTCATTATatatacaaagacacacattcCATTTCCCCTATCACTTACAGGATGTTACTAGAAGCATTTTCTCTCAGGGAACACCGCAAAGGAAAGAAAGTCCAGGCTCACTCAGCCTTTGCTTTAATTACATGGGACCATTCAATTAGACCACATGTTTCAGAGCCATTGGGGTGAGAAGTAAAAAGCCCTTGATTGTGAAGAAATTATCATAATGTGTatgtttgtcatttaaaaatggaatttgatactgggcagtggtggtgcttgcctttaatcccagcactctagatgcagaggcaagcagatgtgGGTCTTCATGTCAGACAAGGTTCCAAGTAGGGGACAGGTTAGTAATTATGAACAAAGTTGGAATTAAAgtaaattttacttttgaaagTGTTTTGAGTAATTTCTGTGACTTATATTTTCcacatatttttttctatgtatgtaAGGAGTTTCTTCAAAATATAGAAGGAAGTGTGCTGACTTCTAGACTATACGATGAATGGCTTGCTGTCCTTGACCAAGTGTGTGAGGAGGAGAAAGCAGCTGCAGTGCAGAGGTAATGATTCACTAATGGCCTGAACAACattaacaaaatagaagcagtgtTTGCTTAGACACATTAGATTATATGCCACAGAAGTAGTTACTAAAAATATTGACTGACAACAAAAGGTTTCAATTGTTCACAAACAGAGAAGACATTTTGAAAGGAGAAGTATGACTTGGGGAGTCACAGTGgcccatgcttgtaatcccagcattaatacgtgtgtgtgtgtgtgtgtgtgtgtgtgtgtgtgtgtgtgtgtgtgtgtgtgtgtgtgtgtgttcaccaatTAAATTTTTCTATCTCTTCTGACTTTGGGATGATATTTCAAGCAATATTTATAGGACACattcctcttttcattttattctcagaGCACCATGATTAAGATACAGACAATTCTCTGTTCCCTTTATATTTACAATTTCATGAGtgaaatttattgttttaaaataacgTGTCCCTGTCTTCAGACTTTTAGAGCAACTACCCCAACCAAATGTCATTCTTTTGAAACAACTTTTTGGAATATTATACAAAATTGAGAGAAACTCTGAAGTCAACCATATGACATCTTCTAATCTAGCTGTTTGCATCGCCCTGAGTATTCTATGCCTGCCTAGTTCCTGCAACTCAGGATTCCCAGATGTTTCCAAAAAGGTAATGAGACAAATATTTTATGACTAGGGTAAACAAGCATTGACCATGATACAGGAGTACAGGACTATTCTgagagtctgtttttgtttgctattttttctAATAAGTTCACCCTTGATTTTCATTCTTCAAGAAGGTAAGAACCATTTGTGCATTTTGAATAAGTAGAATTTAAATAGTTATTTGTGCTCACTGGCTCAATCCTTtgtcagtttttgagacaggatttctctatgtagctttggagcctatcctggcactcactctggagaccaggctggcttccaactcacagagatctgcctgcctctgcctccagagtgctgggattaaaagcgtgcgccaccaacacctggcatgatttatatatttttaaactaacaCAGTGAGAGTAAATGTTGTCAAATGATTAGAAATCATGGATGCTGGGTTCAGAAATTACGACTGAATCCTGATGTCATCACTGAGGGATGTGTGAATTTCTACTTGTTTTCAAGGAGGCTTCCCAACTAAACAAAGGCAGTATGGATTGCTTTTATCAGATATGGTTGGTCTGAGGCCTGCTTAGTGTGACTAAAGATATCTTTGGCCTCCTGTTGCTGAATATTCAGTATTGGGATCAAATGGTTGTTTTAACTCTCAGTATTTGAGTTTCTGATTTAGTTTTGATTGAGCAATTGCTCTTGGGCCTGCAAGAAGTACATTGCAGGAAGGCCTGACTGTTGGTTGCTTTTACTCTTTCCTCCTTTACTCCTTATTCTTTGAGCTTTTGGGGGCctccacccaactcccaaataaacccACAaggagtcttattctttcttatggatGCCGGGCCTTGGCATGGCTTCTTTATAACCAGCTTTCCTTAACTGAAATTACCcagtctaccttttgcctctggacttttaacTTTccctatatacctttctttatttcttcctccatgacttgctgtgtagctgggtggctggaccCTGGAGTccttctcccagatttctc from Cricetulus griseus strain 17A/GY chromosome 1 unlocalized genomic scaffold, alternate assembly CriGri-PICRH-1.0 chr1_0, whole genome shotgun sequence includes the following:
- the LOC103162714 gene encoding peptidyl-prolyl cis-trans isomerase F, mitochondrial-like: MNTTPPEPARVDLGADRQPLGCVVLELKADVVPKTAENFRALCTSEKGFGYKGSTFHRVIPSFMCQAGDFTNHNGTGGKSIYRSHFPDENFTLKHVGPGVLSVGKTGLNTNGSQFFICTVNMDWLDGKLVVFGQVKEGMDVVKKIESFGSKSGKTSKKIVIIDCGQLSYVLAKVLGE